Genomic window (Methanoculleus thermophilus):
TCAACTCCATCGGGGCCGTGACCCGGTAGCGCGACGAGATCCTCCGCCCGAGTTCTTCTGTCGTGACCCCGACGAGATCGGCGCGCAGAAGGCACATCTGCTCGAACCTGCGGCTCAACCTCTCAAAAAGACTCCCCTCCCTAAGGAAGCCGAGGCTTATCGATGCATCGATCCAGAGGTCGCGGATATCGAGGATCCATTTCACCCGGCTTGTCCGCTTCAGGATGTAGCCCGGGATCCCGGTAAAGAGGGGCGGTGCCGAGGTCATGATCGCATCGAACCGGTTCCGGGCGAGCAGGAGCCAGAGTGCGGCATGGATGGGGAAGATCAGGTAATACCCCATCCTGCTTGCGAACCCCGGGTCCCTGGTGACCGGTTGCCACGTCCAGAGCCGCACGACCCGGACACCGTCGATCTCCTGCACGTCCGACCGCTTCCAGGTGCGGCGAAACGATCCTGTGGGGAACGTGGGGTGAGGCGCAATCACGGTCACGTCGAGGCCGAGCCGTGCAAGGTGCACGGCGGTGTCGTATATCCGTGATGCGTTTCCCGACTTTTCTGGCGGATAATGTTGTGATACGATACAGACCCGTTTCATGGAACTCCTCATGCAGTTCGAGTGCAGCCGTCGACGATGATCGATCCTCCCCGTGTTACGCCGTCATTGGGGACTAGATAAAGCCCTCCCGCCCGTTCTGGGTGAGCAGGGTGAGTGACGGCGGCGATGTGGGCGCGATTGATTGTGCAGTATCTGTAGGATAGACGCTTGCCGGTGGAACGATCTCACCTGTGGGCACCGGTTGCACCGATGAACCGTCTCCGAGAACCCGGACGGCAAAACCCTGGTTGGCCCACCTCTCGTGGTCGAGAATGTTTCTGGTATCGATGACGAGCCTGGTTCTCACCTGGAGTCCCGCGGGCTCGAGCGTGCGAAACGCGTCATGGTCGGCGAGTACGACGATGCAGTCGCTTCCTGCGGCCGCGTCCGCCGCATCCATGAGGGGGTACGGGAACTCGCTCACGTAAGGGTCGTGGCACCGGATGGCATACCCTTCATTCTCAGCAAGCTGGATAAACTTGAATGCCGGGCTCTCCCGGGTATCCCCGACGTTGCCTTTGTAGGCAACGCCAAAGATGCTGATTACCGGGTCTCTCACGCTGGCAAGCAGACCACGGACGATGTGCAGGAGATAATTCGGCATGGAGTCGTTGACTTCCCGCGCCGTAGAGACCATCCTGCACCGTGTCGAGTTCTCGGTCAGGAACCAGGGATCGATGGCGATGCAGTGTCCTCCCACACCAGGACCGGGGTTGAGGATAGAGACACGGGGATGCTTGTTTGCGAGGGTGATCGCCTCCCAGACGTTGATCCCGCACTCCTCGGCGAGCTGGGCGAACTCGTTTGCAAGCGCGATGTTTACGTCACGGCAGGTGTTCTCCATCAACTTGACGAACTCCGCCGTCCGTATATCGGTCTGGTAGATCTGGCCGCGGACGAAGGTCTGGTAGATCGATGTCGCCCTGTCGATAGAGTCCCGGTCGTATCCGCCAATGATACGGGAGTTTTCTGACATCTCCTGTATTGTGTGTCCGGGGATTGCTCGTTCGGGGCAATGGGCATACAGGAATTCCCCGATCCTGACGCCGCTCTTCTCGAGTCTTGGGATGACGACCCGTTCGCTCGTTCCGGGCGGGACGGTCGATTCAAGAATGACAAGATTTCCTTTGCGAAGGTGGGGAACGATCGCGTCGGCGGCCGATTTGACGTATGTGAGGTTCGAGACCTTGGTTGCCGGATCCAGGGGCGTCGGGACGGCCATCAGAAATACATCTGCGGGTTCAGGCTCAATGCTTGCGGTAAATCGGTCTTTCGCCTCGCGATACAGATCCTCGATCCCGGGCTCCTTGAACGGGAGGTTCCCATGGTTTAAGCAGTCTACCACATCCTGCTTCACATCGACACCCACGACATCTGCTCCATGGGCGGCAAAGAGCAGCGCGGTCGGCAGTCCAATATATCCTAATCCCAGTACACAGATCTTCATGCGCATTCTCCTCGTAGGGTTATCGGGACCGTGCGGCGGCGCAGACCATCACGATCATCTTTCCGGCGATTCCATCGCCGTAAGGGTTCATCCAGCCGGATTCCCTGGTTGCTGCGGCGCGAACCCCGGCAAGGATACTCGTCGAGTCGGCACCGACCAGAATGTTCGAGCCGACATCCAGCGTCTCCGGGCGCTCCGTGTCATACCGCATCGTGGCGCACGGA
Coding sequences:
- a CDS encoding nucleotide sugar dehydrogenase, with product MKICVLGLGYIGLPTALLFAAHGADVVGVDVKQDVVDCLNHGNLPFKEPGIEDLYREAKDRFTASIEPEPADVFLMAVPTPLDPATKVSNLTYVKSAADAIVPHLRKGNLVILESTVPPGTSERVVIPRLEKSGVRIGEFLYAHCPERAIPGHTIQEMSENSRIIGGYDRDSIDRATSIYQTFVRGQIYQTDIRTAEFVKLMENTCRDVNIALANEFAQLAEECGINVWEAITLANKHPRVSILNPGPGVGGHCIAIDPWFLTENSTRCRMVSTAREVNDSMPNYLLHIVRGLLASVRDPVISIFGVAYKGNVGDTRESPAFKFIQLAENEGYAIRCHDPYVSEFPYPLMDAADAAAGSDCIVVLADHDAFRTLEPAGLQVRTRLVIDTRNILDHERWANQGFAVRVLGDGSSVQPVPTGEIVPPASVYPTDTAQSIAPTSPPSLTLLTQNGREGFI